The Agromyces mangrovi genome contains a region encoding:
- the argJ gene encoding bifunctional glutamate N-acetyltransferase/amino-acid acetyltransferase ArgJ has product MTVTAAAGFEAAGIAAGIKRTGALDLALIVNRGPRDAAAAVFTSNRAKANPIIWSQQVVLDGAVRAIVLNSGGANCFTGHEGFQVTHRTAEAVASALDIGAGDVLVCSTGLIGEQLDGEVLEEGVVSAVARLTTDGGDNAARAIMTTDSVPKTAVRTGDGWTIGGMAKGAGMLAPGLATMLVVITTDADLPASDLDQSLRAATRVSFDRLDSDGCMSTNDQVTLMASGSSGVVPEASAFTAALTEVCLDLAMQLLADAEGASHEIAIEVRGAVTEDDAVTVARSVARNNLFKAAIFGNDPNWGRVLAAIGTTDAPFDPYLVDVSMNGVRVCHAGGPDAPRDDVDLTPRATHVLVELHAGAASATVWTNDLTHDYVHENSAYSS; this is encoded by the coding sequence GTGACCGTCACCGCAGCAGCCGGCTTCGAGGCGGCGGGCATCGCCGCCGGCATCAAGCGCACCGGCGCCCTCGATCTCGCGCTCATCGTCAACCGCGGCCCGCGCGACGCGGCCGCGGCCGTGTTCACGAGCAACCGCGCGAAGGCCAACCCGATCATCTGGTCGCAGCAGGTCGTCCTCGACGGGGCCGTGCGCGCGATCGTGCTGAACTCCGGCGGCGCGAACTGCTTCACGGGCCACGAGGGCTTCCAGGTCACGCACCGCACCGCCGAGGCGGTCGCGTCGGCGCTCGACATCGGCGCGGGCGACGTGCTCGTGTGCTCGACCGGGCTGATCGGCGAGCAGCTCGACGGCGAGGTGCTCGAGGAGGGCGTCGTCTCCGCGGTCGCGCGCCTCACCACCGACGGCGGCGACAACGCGGCCCGCGCGATCATGACGACCGATTCTGTGCCGAAGACGGCGGTGCGCACGGGCGACGGCTGGACGATCGGCGGCATGGCGAAGGGCGCCGGCATGCTCGCGCCGGGCCTCGCCACGATGCTCGTCGTGATCACGACCGACGCCGACCTGCCGGCATCCGACCTCGACCAGTCCCTGCGCGCAGCCACCCGGGTGAGCTTCGACCGGCTCGACTCCGACGGCTGCATGTCGACGAACGACCAGGTCACGCTCATGGCGTCGGGCTCGTCGGGCGTCGTGCCCGAGGCATCCGCCTTCACCGCCGCCCTCACCGAGGTCTGCCTCGACCTGGCGATGCAGCTGCTCGCCGACGCCGAGGGCGCGAGCCACGAGATCGCGATCGAGGTGCGCGGCGCGGTCACCGAGGACGACGCGGTGACGGTCGCCCGCTCGGTCGCGCGCAACAACCTCTTCAAGGCCGCGATCTTCGGCAACGACCCGAACTGGGGCCGCGTGCTCGCGGCGATCGGCACGACGGATGCCCCGTTCGACCCGTACCTCGTCGACGTGTCGATGAACGGGGTGCGCGTCTGCCACGCGGGCGGCCCCGACGCCCCGCGCGACGACGTCGACCTCACCCCGCGCGCCACGCACGTGCTGGTCGAACTGCACGCGGGCGCCGCATCCGCCACGGTGTGGACCAACGACCTCACCCACGACTACGTCCACGAGAACAGCGCCTACTCGAGTTGA
- a CDS encoding acetylornithine transaminase translates to MMRSLGTPLAHLVEGDGCRVRDADGTWYLDFLAGIAVNSLGHAHPVFVDAVSRQAATLAHVSNYFSTPSELELADRLVRLAGAGDAGRVWFGNSGAEAMEAAFKLARLNHRQQGRTKILALHDAFHGRTMGALALTGKPHMRAPFEPMPGGVEHIDTTIAALEASIDESVAALFVEPIKGEAGVLPLPDGFLAAARELTARHGALLVVDEIQTGAARTGEWFGYQHDGVTPDAITVAKGIGGGFPIGALVTFGEASDLYQRGMHGSTFGGNPLATATANAVLSEIERADLVGNARVRGAQLSERIMAMGSPLITEVRGRGLLLGIGLAEPHAGALATAAMREGLIINAANDSSIRLAPPLIIGDAEIDEFIDRFSRALAAL, encoded by the coding sequence ATGATGCGCTCGCTCGGCACGCCCCTCGCGCACCTGGTCGAGGGCGACGGATGCCGCGTGCGCGACGCCGACGGCACCTGGTACCTCGACTTCCTCGCCGGCATCGCCGTCAACTCGCTCGGCCATGCCCACCCCGTGTTCGTCGACGCCGTCTCGCGTCAGGCGGCGACGCTCGCGCACGTGTCGAACTACTTCTCCACGCCCTCGGAGCTGGAGCTCGCCGACCGACTGGTGCGCCTCGCCGGCGCCGGTGACGCGGGCCGCGTCTGGTTCGGCAACTCCGGCGCCGAGGCGATGGAGGCCGCGTTCAAGCTCGCACGGCTGAACCACCGCCAGCAGGGCCGCACCAAGATCCTCGCGCTGCACGATGCGTTCCACGGCCGCACGATGGGCGCGCTCGCGCTCACCGGCAAGCCGCACATGCGCGCGCCGTTCGAGCCCATGCCCGGCGGGGTCGAGCACATCGACACGACGATCGCCGCGCTCGAGGCGTCGATCGACGAGAGCGTCGCGGCGCTGTTCGTCGAGCCGATCAAGGGCGAGGCGGGCGTGCTGCCGCTGCCCGACGGGTTCCTCGCCGCCGCCCGCGAGCTCACCGCGCGCCACGGCGCGCTGCTCGTCGTCGACGAGATCCAGACCGGCGCCGCGCGCACGGGCGAGTGGTTCGGGTACCAACACGACGGCGTCACGCCCGACGCCATCACGGTCGCGAAGGGTATCGGCGGCGGGTTCCCGATCGGTGCGCTGGTCACGTTCGGCGAGGCATCCGACCTCTACCAGCGCGGCATGCACGGCTCGACATTCGGCGGCAACCCGCTCGCCACGGCGACGGCCAACGCCGTGCTCAGCGAGATCGAGCGTGCCGACCTCGTCGGCAACGCCCGCGTGCGCGGCGCGCAGCTCAGCGAGCGCATCATGGCCATGGGCTCGCCGCTCATCACCGAGGTGCGCGGCCGAGGCCTGCTGCTCGGCATCGGCCTCGCCGAGCCGCACGCGGGCGCGCTCGCGACGGCCGCCATGCGCGAGGGCCTCATCATCAACGCGGCGAACGACTCGAGCATCCGCCTCGCGCCGCCCCTCATCATCGGCGACGCCGAGATCGACGAGTTCATCGACCGGTTCTCGCGCGCGCTCGCCGCACTCTGA
- the argF gene encoding ornithine carbamoyltransferase produces MTRHFLRDDDITPAEQAAILDLAVELKADRWRDRPLEGPQTVAVIFDKSSTRTRVSFAVGIADLGGSPLIISTASSQLGGKETPSDTARVLERMVSAIVWRTYGQAGLEEMAAGTRVPVVNALSDDFHPCQLLADLLTIREHKGSLEGLTVTFLGDGASNMAQSYVLACVMAGMHVRVASPVEFSPEASVVADADTIAADTGGSVTLFTDPAEATAGADVVVTDTWVSMGKEEEKAHRVATFGAYRVDAELMALAAPDAVFMHCLPADRGYEVTADVIDGPQSIIWDEAENRLHAQKALLVWLLAQNTGVEGEENA; encoded by the coding sequence ATGACCCGCCACTTCCTGCGCGACGACGACATCACCCCCGCGGAGCAGGCCGCGATCCTCGACCTCGCCGTCGAGCTGAAGGCCGACCGTTGGCGCGATCGCCCGCTCGAGGGTCCGCAGACCGTCGCGGTCATCTTCGACAAGTCGTCGACCCGCACCCGGGTCTCGTTCGCCGTCGGCATCGCCGACCTCGGCGGCTCGCCGCTCATCATCTCGACCGCGTCGAGCCAGCTCGGCGGCAAGGAGACCCCGAGCGACACCGCGCGCGTGCTCGAGCGCATGGTCTCGGCGATCGTCTGGCGCACCTACGGGCAGGCCGGTCTCGAGGAGATGGCCGCCGGCACGCGCGTGCCGGTCGTCAACGCGCTGAGCGACGACTTCCACCCGTGCCAGCTGCTCGCCGACCTCCTCACGATCCGTGAGCACAAGGGGTCGCTCGAAGGGCTCACGGTCACGTTCCTGGGCGACGGCGCGAGCAACATGGCGCAGTCGTACGTGCTGGCCTGCGTGATGGCGGGCATGCACGTGCGCGTCGCGTCGCCGGTGGAGTTCTCGCCCGAGGCATCCGTCGTCGCCGACGCCGACACCATCGCGGCCGACACCGGCGGGTCGGTCACGCTCTTCACCGACCCGGCCGAGGCGACCGCCGGCGCGGACGTCGTGGTCACCGACACCTGGGTGTCGATGGGCAAGGAGGAGGAGAAGGCGCACCGCGTCGCGACCTTCGGCGCCTACCGGGTCGACGCCGAGCTCATGGCGCTCGCCGCGCCCGACGCCGTGTTCATGCACTGCCTGCCCGCCGATCGCGGCTACGAGGTGACCGCCGACGTGATCGACGGCCCGCAGAGCATCATCTGGGACGAGGCGGAGAACCGCCTGCATGCGCAGAAGGCGCTGCTGGTGTGGCTGCTCGCGCAGAACACCGGCGTCGAGGGTGAGGAGAACGCCTGA
- the argH gene encoding argininosuccinate lyase — translation MAEHGTNEGSLWGGRFASGPSPELAKLSKSTHFDWQLAPYDIAGSRAHARALHAAGYLSAAELEAMIEGLNRLEADVESGEVVAAETDEDVHGALEAALIEIVGPELGGKLRAGRSRNDQIATLVRMYLRDHAAAIATELVHLIDALAAQAEAHGDAIMPGRTHLQHAQPVLLAHHLLAHAWALTRDLDRLVDWDGRADVSPYGSGALAGSTLGLDAASVAQDLGLAGISENSIDGTASRDVVAEFAFIAAMIGIDLSRLSEEIILWNTREFGFVTLDDGYSTGSSIMPQKKNPDIAELARGKSGRLIGNLTGLLATLKALPLAYNRDLQEDKEPVFDSVETLEVLLPAFTGMVATLRFDTARMAELAPQGFSLATDVAEWLVKRHVPFRDAHEITGALVRYAEEHGLDLHEVPDDALAGISPHLVPEVREVLTIEGSVASRDGVAGTAPSSVAKQFTALTERVRALAAGLPEARL, via the coding sequence ATGGCCGAGCACGGCACCAACGAGGGCTCGCTCTGGGGCGGCCGGTTCGCCTCCGGGCCGTCGCCCGAGCTCGCGAAGCTCTCGAAGTCGACGCACTTCGACTGGCAGCTCGCGCCCTACGACATCGCGGGGTCGCGCGCGCACGCCCGAGCGCTGCACGCGGCGGGCTACCTCTCGGCGGCCGAGCTCGAGGCCATGATCGAGGGGCTGAACCGCCTCGAGGCCGACGTCGAGTCGGGCGAGGTCGTCGCCGCCGAGACCGATGAAGACGTGCACGGCGCGCTCGAGGCCGCGCTCATCGAGATCGTCGGGCCCGAGCTGGGCGGCAAGCTCCGCGCCGGCCGCAGCCGCAACGACCAGATCGCGACGCTCGTGCGCATGTACCTGCGCGACCACGCCGCCGCGATCGCGACCGAGCTCGTGCACCTCATCGACGCGCTCGCCGCGCAGGCCGAGGCGCACGGCGACGCCATCATGCCCGGCCGCACGCACCTGCAGCACGCGCAGCCCGTGCTGCTCGCGCACCACCTGCTCGCGCACGCGTGGGCGCTCACGCGCGACCTCGACCGGCTCGTCGACTGGGACGGGCGCGCCGACGTCTCGCCGTACGGCTCGGGCGCCCTCGCCGGGTCGACGCTGGGTCTCGACGCGGCATCCGTCGCCCAGGACCTCGGGCTCGCCGGCATCTCGGAGAACTCGATCGACGGCACCGCTAGCCGCGACGTCGTCGCCGAGTTCGCGTTCATCGCCGCGATGATCGGCATCGACCTGTCGCGCCTGTCGGAGGAGATCATCCTCTGGAACACGCGCGAGTTCGGCTTCGTCACGCTCGACGACGGCTACTCGACCGGGTCGTCGATCATGCCGCAGAAGAAGAACCCCGACATCGCCGAGCTCGCGCGCGGCAAGTCGGGCCGGCTCATCGGCAACCTGACGGGCCTGCTCGCCACCCTCAAGGCGCTGCCGCTCGCGTACAACCGCGACCTGCAGGAGGACAAGGAGCCGGTCTTCGACTCGGTCGAGACGCTCGAGGTGCTGCTGCCGGCGTTCACCGGCATGGTCGCGACGCTGCGCTTCGACACGGCGCGCATGGCCGAGCTCGCGCCGCAGGGCTTCTCGCTCGCGACCGACGTCGCCGAGTGGCTCGTGAAGCGGCACGTGCCGTTCCGCGACGCGCACGAGATCACGGGCGCCCTCGTGCGCTACGCCGAGGAGCACGGGCTCGACCTGCATGAGGTGCCCGACGACGCGCTCGCCGGCATCTCGCCGCACCTGGTGCCCGAGGTGCGCGAGGTGCTCACGATCGAGGGGTCGGTCGCGAGTCGCGACGGGGTCGCCGGCACCGCGCCGTCGTCGGTCGCGAAGCAGTTCACGGCGCTGACCGAGCGCGTGCGCGCGCTGGCCGCGGGCCTGCCGGAGGCGCGG